From a region of the Deltaproteobacteria bacterium genome:
- a CDS encoding RidA family protein codes for MASPRIAIATDRAPAAIGPYSQAIRAGNLLFCSGQIALDPATGELVGGDDVAAQTRRVLDNLQAVLDAGGAGWHSVVKTTIYLANMDDFAAVNAVYGERFGTDPPARATVEVSRLPRGARVEIDAIAVVPLD; via the coding sequence ATGGCGAGCCCTCGAATTGCGATCGCGACTGACCGCGCGCCCGCGGCGATCGGCCCGTACTCGCAGGCCATCCGCGCCGGCAACTTGCTGTTCTGCTCGGGGCAGATCGCCCTCGACCCGGCTACCGGAGAGCTCGTCGGCGGCGACGATGTCGCGGCCCAGACCCGTCGCGTGCTCGACAACCTGCAGGCCGTACTCGACGCGGGGGGCGCGGGCTGGCACTCGGTCGTCAAGACGACGATCTACCTGGCGAATATGGATGATTTCGCTGCCGTCAACGCGGTCTACGGCGAGCGGTTCGGCACTGACCCGCCCGCGCGCGCGACCGTCGAGGTGTCGCGACTGCCGCGGGGCGCGCGGGTCGAGATCGACGCCATCGCCGTCGTGCCACTCGACTAG